A window from Variovorax sp. PBL-E5 encodes these proteins:
- a CDS encoding ABC transporter ATP-binding protein has translation MNPPLFSLHDIEVRFGRVQALSGATLSIHAGERVALIGANGSGKSTLLRMLHGLVPHAAGAFIGRVPRRAQAMLFQRPHMLRTSVRNNVALALWLRGAPWPHAKREAMAALGRVGLGALAERNARTLSGGQQQRMALARAWALQPQVLLLDEPTASLDPTAKRDVEALIADAAHGRTLVFASHNLGQVKRLASRVIYLEQGRVLADLPVHDFFDGRLPDEAHLFVKGESI, from the coding sequence GTGAATCCGCCGCTCTTCAGCCTGCACGACATCGAGGTTCGCTTCGGCCGCGTCCAGGCGCTGTCCGGCGCGACTTTGTCGATCCACGCGGGCGAGCGTGTCGCGCTGATCGGTGCCAACGGCAGCGGCAAGAGCACCCTGCTGCGCATGCTGCACGGCCTGGTGCCGCATGCGGCCGGCGCGTTCATCGGCAGGGTGCCGCGCCGCGCGCAGGCCATGCTGTTCCAGCGGCCGCACATGCTGCGCACGAGCGTGCGCAACAACGTCGCGCTCGCGCTCTGGCTGCGCGGCGCGCCGTGGCCTCATGCGAAGCGCGAGGCCATGGCCGCGCTGGGCCGCGTCGGCCTCGGCGCGCTGGCCGAGCGCAATGCGCGCACGCTGTCCGGCGGCCAGCAGCAGCGCATGGCGCTCGCGCGCGCCTGGGCGCTGCAGCCCCAGGTGCTCCTGCTCGACGAGCCGACGGCCAGCCTCGATCCGACGGCCAAGCGCGATGTCGAAGCGCTGATCGCCGATGCCGCGCACGGGCGCACGCTGGTGTTCGCGAGCCATAACCTCGGGCAGGTCAAGCGCCTTGCCAGCCGTGTGATCTATCTGGAGCAGGGGCGGGTGCTGGCCGATCTGCCGGTGCACGATTTCTTCGACGGACGGCTGCCGGATGAAGCCCATTTGTTCGTCAAAGGAGAAAGCATATGA
- a CDS encoding ABC transporter permease gives MNAFADSAVEAGRLVVAGDPLLLAIVGRSLAVSATACALACGFGLLLGAWLAVARFSGRGLLLTLLNTLLALPSVVVGLAIYLLLSRSGPLGFLGWLFSFKAMVVAQTLLVLPVVTALTRQTIEDADRAHGEQLRSLGADSLVRALLLVWDERYALITVLIAAFGRAVSEVGAVMIVGGNIDGFTRVMTTAIALETSKGDLPLALALGLVLLGTMLLLNLAISALRSWRERVDGGAAEAAGVRGIEVAS, from the coding sequence ATGAACGCCTTCGCCGATAGCGCCGTCGAGGCGGGCCGCCTGGTCGTCGCCGGCGATCCGCTGCTGCTGGCGATCGTCGGCCGTTCGCTCGCCGTCAGCGCCACCGCCTGCGCGCTGGCCTGCGGCTTCGGCCTGCTGCTGGGGGCCTGGCTCGCGGTGGCGCGCTTCTCGGGACGCGGGCTGCTGCTGACGCTGCTCAACACGCTGCTCGCATTGCCCTCGGTGGTGGTGGGGCTCGCGATCTACCTGCTGTTGTCGCGTTCGGGGCCGCTGGGTTTTCTCGGATGGCTGTTCTCCTTCAAGGCGATGGTGGTCGCGCAGACGCTGCTGGTGCTGCCGGTGGTCACGGCGTTGACGCGCCAGACCATCGAGGACGCCGACCGCGCCCATGGCGAGCAGCTGCGCTCGCTGGGCGCCGACTCGCTCGTCCGCGCGCTGCTGCTGGTGTGGGACGAACGCTATGCGCTGATCACGGTGCTGATCGCCGCCTTCGGCCGTGCCGTGTCGGAGGTGGGTGCGGTGATGATCGTCGGCGGCAACATCGACGGCTTCACGCGGGTGATGACCACCGCCATCGCGCTCGAGACCAGCAAGGGCGACCTGCCGCTCGCATTGGCGCTCGGGCTGGTGCTGCTCGGCACGATGCTGCTGCTCAATCTGGCGATCTCGGCGCTGCGCAGCTGGCGCGAGCGGGTCGACGGCGGCGCGGCCGAGGCGGCCGGGGTCCGCGGGATCGAGGTGGCTTCGTGA
- a CDS encoding substrate-binding domain-containing protein: protein MAAGVLFLSGWSVRAETLTMASTTSTEQSGLFAHLLPAFRQASGIDIKVVAVGTGQAIDMARRGDADVLFVHDTAAEEKFVAEGFAAKRYPVMYNDFVLVGPKNDPAGLRGKDIVAALKKVAAADAPFVSRGDKSGTDAAERRLWMQTGVADAGQPVPNDRKGAGYKECGCGMGPALNIAASSGAYVLADRGTWLSFRNRQDLAVLVEGDKRLFNQYGVMVPSPAKFPRLDSAGAQKFVDWVISPAGQSTIASYRIGGEQLFFPNASP, encoded by the coding sequence CTGGCCGCGGGGGTACTTTTTTTGAGCGGTTGGTCGGTGCGGGCTGAGACTCTTACGATGGCATCGACGACTTCGACGGAGCAGTCCGGCTTGTTCGCGCATCTGCTGCCGGCGTTCAGACAGGCCAGCGGGATCGACATCAAGGTGGTGGCGGTCGGCACCGGCCAGGCGATCGACATGGCGCGGCGCGGCGATGCCGACGTGCTGTTCGTGCACGACACGGCGGCCGAGGAGAAGTTCGTCGCCGAAGGCTTTGCCGCCAAGCGCTATCCGGTCATGTACAACGACTTCGTGCTGGTCGGGCCGAAGAACGATCCCGCCGGGCTCCGGGGCAAGGACATCGTGGCGGCGCTGAAGAAGGTCGCCGCCGCGGATGCGCCTTTCGTGTCGCGCGGCGACAAGAGCGGTACCGACGCCGCCGAGCGCCGCCTGTGGATGCAGACCGGCGTGGCCGACGCGGGGCAGCCGGTGCCCAACGACAGGAAGGGCGCGGGCTACAAGGAATGCGGCTGCGGCATGGGGCCGGCGCTGAACATCGCGGCTTCGAGCGGCGCTTATGTGCTGGCCGACCGCGGAACCTGGCTGAGCTTCAGGAACCGCCAGGATCTCGCGGTGCTGGTGGAAGGCGACAAGCGGCTCTTCAACCAGTACGGCGTCATGGTTCCCAGCCCGGCGAAGTTTCCCCGGCTCGACAGCGCGGGCGCGCAGAAGTTCGTCGACTGGGTGATCTCGCCGGCGGGGCAATCGACCATCGCGAGCTACAGGATCGGTGGCGAGCAGCTGTTCTTTCCCAATGCGAGCCCGTGA
- a CDS encoding winged helix-turn-helix transcriptional regulator: protein MTELDRTDRKILDILQRQGRISMTDLAEQIGLSTSPCSERVRRMEREGVIAGYHARIDPQAVGKTLLVFVEITLSSKSGDVFDKVKKELLHVPEVMECHLVSGGFDYLIKARLRAMSDYRNLLGSLLKKLPVTAESRSYVVMEEVKESLYLPMDR, encoded by the coding sequence ATGACCGAACTCGATCGCACGGACCGCAAGATCCTCGACATCCTGCAGCGCCAGGGACGCATTTCCATGACCGACCTCGCCGAGCAGATCGGGCTGTCGACCTCGCCCTGCTCGGAGCGCGTGCGGCGCATGGAGCGCGAAGGCGTGATCGCCGGCTACCACGCGCGCATCGATCCGCAGGCCGTCGGCAAGACGCTGCTGGTCTTCGTGGAGATCACGCTGTCGTCCAAGTCCGGCGACGTGTTCGACAAGGTGAAGAAGGAACTGCTGCACGTGCCGGAGGTGATGGAATGCCATCTGGTCTCGGGCGGTTTCGACTACCTCATCAAGGCGCGGCTGCGCGCCATGAGCGACTACCGCAACCTGCTCGGCAGCCTGCTGAAGAAGCTGCCGGTGACGGCCGAGTCGCGCAGCTATGTCGTGATGGAAGAGGTCAAGGAAAGCCTGTACCTGCCGATGGACCGGTGA
- a CDS encoding D-amino acid dehydrogenase: MKVIVLGGGVIGISTAYYLARAGAEVTLLDRQDGPAQETSFANAGQVSPGYSTPWAAPGIPLKALKWMFQKHAPLSIRPDGSLFQLRWMASMLKNCSLERYAVNKERMMRVAEYSRDCLRALRAETGIRYEHRTQGTLQLFRTQAQLDAVQRDVAVLEECGVPYQLLDRSQLASVEPALARTGDLLAGGLRLPNDETGDCHLFTQGLAAIARGLGVDMRFGQRVDGLITEGGRITGVRLGGPAGEVLRADRYVLAFGSYSRDFLSPLGLDIPVYPVKGYSLTVPLRDPSLAPQSTVLDETYKVAVTRFDDRIRVGGMAELGGFDLRLNPRRRETLERVITDLFPCGDLPRASFWTGLRPMTPDSTPIVGATPYGNLFLNTGHGTLGWTMACGSAKVVADQVMGRRPEIRTDGLSMDRYGVSPSGRRIGTGPAGAAA; the protein is encoded by the coding sequence ATGAAAGTGATCGTTCTTGGCGGCGGCGTCATCGGCATCAGCACCGCTTACTACCTGGCGCGCGCCGGCGCCGAAGTCACCTTGCTCGACCGGCAGGACGGCCCGGCGCAGGAAACCAGCTTCGCCAATGCGGGCCAGGTGTCGCCCGGCTATTCGACACCGTGGGCTGCGCCCGGCATTCCGCTCAAGGCGCTGAAGTGGATGTTCCAGAAGCACGCGCCGCTGTCGATCCGGCCCGATGGCAGCCTGTTCCAGTTGCGCTGGATGGCGTCCATGCTGAAGAACTGCTCGCTCGAGCGCTACGCGGTCAACAAGGAACGCATGATGCGCGTCGCCGAGTACAGCCGCGACTGCCTGCGCGCCCTGCGCGCCGAGACCGGCATTCGCTACGAGCATCGCACCCAGGGCACCTTGCAGCTGTTCCGCACACAGGCGCAGCTCGATGCCGTGCAGCGCGACGTCGCGGTGCTGGAGGAATGCGGCGTGCCCTACCAATTGCTCGACCGCAGCCAGCTCGCGTCGGTCGAACCCGCGCTGGCCCGCACCGGCGACCTGCTGGCCGGCGGCCTGCGCCTGCCGAACGACGAGACCGGCGATTGCCATCTGTTCACGCAAGGGCTGGCCGCCATCGCGCGCGGCCTCGGCGTCGACATGCGCTTCGGCCAGCGGGTGGACGGCCTGATCACCGAAGGCGGGCGCATCACCGGCGTGCGCCTGGGCGGCCCGGCGGGCGAGGTGCTGCGCGCGGATCGCTACGTGCTCGCCTTCGGCAGCTATTCACGCGACTTCCTGTCGCCGCTGGGCCTCGACATTCCCGTCTATCCGGTCAAGGGCTATTCGCTGACCGTGCCATTGCGCGATCCGTCGCTCGCGCCGCAGTCCACCGTGCTCGACGAAACCTACAAGGTCGCCGTCACCCGCTTCGACGACCGCATCCGCGTCGGCGGCATGGCGGAGCTCGGCGGCTTCGACCTGCGCCTGAATCCGCGCCGGCGCGAGACGCTGGAGCGCGTCATCACCGACCTGTTCCCCTGCGGCGATCTGCCGCGCGCCAGCTTCTGGACCGGCCTCCGACCGATGACGCCCGACAGCACGCCGATCGTCGGCGCGACACCGTACGGCAACCTGTTCCTCAACACCGGCCATGGCACGCTCGGCTGGACCATGGCCTGCGGCTCGGCCAAGGTGGTGGCCGACCAGGTGATGGGACGCCGGCCCGAGATCCGCACCGACGGTCTCTCGATGGATCGCTACGGCGTGTCGCCATCCGGCCGCCGGATCGGAACGGGGCCTGCCGGAGCGGCGGCGTGA
- a CDS encoding ABC transporter ATP-binding protein, with product MSAPLLQLEKFCVSYGAVEAVHQIDLQVNAGEIVTVIGPNGAGKTTLLCAAMGLLPSRGGVLLDGQRMARPSIEAMVARGVALVPEKRELFGEMSVEDNLLLGGFSRWRRGERDQRPRMAEVFGIFPRLQERRAQLASTLSGGERQMLAIGRALMARPRLLMLDEPSLGLAPRIVREVLQVVSSLRSHGVSVLLVEQNARAALQVADRAYVLEMGAVALQGAAQALLHDRRIIDTYLGIGARGEGGAAS from the coding sequence ATGAGCGCGCCCTTGCTGCAACTCGAGAAGTTCTGCGTCTCGTACGGCGCGGTCGAAGCCGTGCACCAGATCGACCTGCAGGTGAACGCCGGCGAGATCGTCACCGTGATCGGCCCCAACGGCGCCGGCAAGACCACGCTGCTGTGCGCCGCGATGGGCCTCCTGCCGTCACGCGGCGGCGTGCTGCTCGACGGCCAGCGCATGGCGCGTCCGAGCATCGAGGCGATGGTCGCGCGCGGCGTGGCGCTGGTGCCCGAGAAGCGCGAGCTGTTCGGCGAGATGTCGGTCGAGGACAATCTGCTGCTCGGCGGCTTCTCGCGCTGGCGGCGCGGCGAGCGCGACCAGCGTCCGCGCATGGCCGAGGTGTTCGGCATCTTCCCGCGGCTGCAGGAGCGCCGCGCGCAGCTCGCGTCCACGCTGTCGGGCGGCGAGCGCCAGATGCTCGCGATCGGCCGCGCGCTGATGGCGCGGCCGCGCCTCCTGATGCTCGACGAGCCTTCGCTCGGCCTCGCGCCGCGCATCGTGCGCGAGGTGCTGCAGGTGGTGTCGTCGCTGCGCAGCCATGGCGTGTCGGTGCTGCTGGTGGAGCAGAACGCGCGCGCCGCGCTGCAGGTGGCCGATCGTGCTTATGTGCTGGAGATGGGCGCGGTCGCGCTTCAGGGGGCGGCGCAGGCGCTGCTGCACGATCGGCGGATCATCGATACCTACCTCGGTATCGGTGCGCGCGGCGAGGGCGGCGCGGCGTCCTAG